Proteins encoded in a region of the Bacillus methanolicus genome:
- a CDS encoding antibiotic biosynthesis monooxygenase family protein, which translates to MNLYITSGTYEYLKTLKEKHPSEYIILMQNSENSLLLHETEGKSVFKEPRKYEVIDSSGTFENAGFAVLNHIPVTDEGRPVFEYRFKNRSRSIENQPGFAAIRVLRPLSSNTYIILTLWENEQGFERWQKSKAFEKAHDKKETDVGVEKQKIFSGPSYITKYVIPEGD; encoded by the coding sequence TTGAACCTATATATTACGTCTGGAACATATGAATATTTAAAAACTCTGAAAGAAAAACATCCCTCTGAATATATAATTCTTATGCAAAATTCCGAAAATTCCTTGCTTTTACATGAAACTGAAGGAAAAAGTGTATTCAAAGAACCGCGCAAATATGAAGTCATCGATTCATCCGGTACATTTGAAAATGCAGGGTTTGCTGTCTTAAATCATATCCCCGTCACTGATGAAGGCAGGCCGGTGTTTGAATACCGTTTTAAAAACAGATCAAGATCGATCGAAAATCAGCCGGGATTTGCGGCCATACGAGTATTGCGCCCACTGTCTTCCAATACGTATATCATTCTGACTCTTTGGGAAAATGAACAAGGATTTGAGAGATGGCAAAAATCAAAGGCTTTTGAAAAAGCCCATGATAAGAAGGAAACAGACGTCGGGGTGGAAAAGCAGAAAATATTTTCCGGTCCTTCTTATATTACGAAATATGTCATCCCTGAAGGAGATTAA
- the hemE gene encoding uroporphyrinogen decarboxylase, protein MAIHFNDTFLRAARGEKTDFVPVWYMRQAGRSQPEYRALKEKYSLFEITHQPELCAYVTRLPVEQYNVDAAILYKDIMTPLPAIGVEVEIKSGIGPVISNPIQSLADVEKLGEINPEADVPYVLETIKILTQEQLSVPLIGFAGAPFTLASYMIEGGPSKNYNKTKAFMYAEPKSWFVLMDKLGEMTITYVKSQVKAGAKAIQIFDSWVGALNAEDYRHFIKPVMKKIFSALREENVPLIMFGVGASHLAMEWNDLPLDVVGLDWRLPIKQARELGITKTIQGNLDPAVLLAPWEVIEERAKAILDQGMMQPGYIFNLGHGVFPSVNPETLKRLTAFIHEYSRTKLSN, encoded by the coding sequence ATGGCGATTCATTTTAACGATACATTTTTACGAGCAGCGAGAGGCGAAAAGACTGACTTTGTACCTGTTTGGTATATGCGGCAGGCAGGCCGTTCCCAGCCTGAATACAGGGCCTTAAAAGAAAAGTACTCATTATTTGAAATTACTCATCAGCCGGAATTATGTGCTTATGTTACTAGGCTTCCTGTTGAACAATATAATGTCGATGCTGCTATTTTATATAAAGATATTATGACACCTCTTCCTGCTATTGGGGTCGAAGTAGAAATCAAATCAGGCATTGGTCCGGTTATTTCAAACCCTATCCAATCTCTTGCTGATGTTGAGAAACTAGGTGAAATCAACCCGGAAGCTGATGTTCCATACGTTCTTGAAACGATTAAGATCTTGACACAAGAACAACTATCCGTTCCGTTGATTGGTTTTGCAGGTGCTCCGTTTACACTTGCCAGTTATATGATTGAAGGCGGACCATCGAAGAACTATAACAAAACAAAAGCGTTCATGTACGCTGAGCCTAAAAGCTGGTTTGTTTTAATGGACAAGCTGGGAGAAATGACAATTACATATGTGAAATCCCAAGTTAAAGCCGGAGCTAAAGCAATCCAGATTTTTGATTCTTGGGTGGGAGCTTTAAATGCGGAGGACTATCGCCATTTCATTAAACCTGTCATGAAAAAGATTTTTTCGGCGCTAAGAGAAGAAAATGTTCCTCTTATTATGTTCGGTGTCGGCGCGAGCCACCTGGCAATGGAATGGAACGACCTTCCCCTTGATGTAGTTGGCCTGGACTGGCGCTTGCCAATAAAACAGGCACGGGAATTGGGAATAACGAAAACAATTCAAGGAAATTTAGATCCTGCAGTTCTTTTAGCTCCGTGGGAAGTAATCGAAGAAAGGGCGAAAGCGATTTTAGATCAGGGTATGATGCAGCCCGGCTATATTTTTAACTTGGGACACGGTGTTTTCCCATCGGTTAACCCTGAAACTCTTAAGCGTCTGACCGCGTTTATACATGAATATTCAAGAACAAAATTAAGTAATTAA
- the hemH gene encoding ferrochelatase encodes MKKKMGLLVMAYGTPYKEGDIERYYTHIRRGRKPSEEMIEDLRARYKAIGGISPLAKITREQAEELEKHLNRIQSEYEFKMYLGLKHIEPFVEDAVKQMHDDGIEEAVSIVLAPHFSTFSVKSYNERAKEEAKKLGGPNITSIESWYNEPKFIQYWVTKVKETFEKMPNVEKDNACLIVSAHSLPEKILNAGDPYPNQLKETADLIASQAEVKNYEIGWQSAGNTPEPWLGPDVQDLTRDLYNKKGYRAFVYIPVGFVSDHLEVLYDNDIECKNVTDEVGASYYRPEMPNAQPEFIDALATVVMKHLKLIK; translated from the coding sequence ATGAAGAAAAAAATGGGATTGCTTGTAATGGCATATGGAACGCCTTACAAGGAAGGAGATATAGAACGCTATTATACACATATCCGCCGGGGCAGAAAGCCTTCAGAGGAAATGATCGAGGATTTAAGAGCCCGATATAAAGCAATCGGCGGCATATCACCGCTTGCTAAAATCACTAGGGAGCAGGCGGAAGAACTTGAAAAGCATTTAAACCGGATTCAATCTGAGTATGAGTTCAAAATGTATCTAGGCTTAAAGCATATTGAGCCTTTTGTTGAGGATGCAGTGAAACAAATGCATGATGATGGAATTGAAGAGGCGGTAAGTATTGTGCTCGCCCCTCATTTTTCGACTTTCAGCGTCAAATCATACAACGAGAGGGCAAAAGAAGAAGCCAAAAAACTTGGCGGCCCAAACATTACATCCATTGAAAGCTGGTACAATGAACCAAAGTTTATTCAATATTGGGTAACAAAAGTGAAGGAAACGTTCGAAAAGATGCCTAACGTTGAAAAGGATAATGCCTGTCTGATTGTTTCTGCCCACAGTTTGCCGGAAAAAATTCTAAACGCTGGCGACCCTTACCCAAATCAGCTTAAGGAAACGGCAGATTTAATTGCCAGCCAGGCAGAGGTCAAAAATTATGAAATCGGCTGGCAAAGTGCAGGAAATACACCAGAACCGTGGCTGGGTCCGGATGTACAAGATTTAACACGCGACCTTTATAATAAAAAAGGCTATCGTGCATTTGTTTATATTCCAGTCGGATTTGTATCAGACCATCTTGAGGTTTTGTATGATAATGACATTGAATGCAAAAATGTTACTGATGAGGTTGGAGCAAGTTATTACCGGCCTGAAATGCCAAATGCACAGCCTGAATTTATCGATGCGCTTGCAACGGTGGTTATGAAACATCTTAAATTAATTAAATGA
- the hemY gene encoding protoporphyrinogen oxidase → MMDEKRKVVIIGGGITGLTAAYYLQKEAREKGLPLEVKIIEATHRLGGKMQTVVRDGYIIERGPDSFLARKQSAYRLAKEVGMEDKLVNNSTGKSFVLAKNRLHLMPGGSIMGIPTQIGPFITTGLFSAIGKLRAAADFVLPRSNPAKDQSLGQFFRRRLGDEVVENLIEPLLSGIYAGDIDQLSLMATFPQFYEVEQKYRSLILGMKKSASAQPKNQGENGKSKGIFFTFTTGLQSFADAIETKFEPASVLKGIKVESVTKKDKGYELKLNNGHLIFADSIVSAVPHHVLPSIFSNYQFFDILKEMPATSVATVALAFPKDAIKKDIDGTGFVVSRKSDYTITACTWTHKKWPHTTPEGKVLLRCYVGRAGDETVVDLSDDQIIKIVLDDLNKIMNITAEPEFAVISRWKEAMPQYTVGHKQRIDNIKRHVAEELPGVFLAGSSFEGLGLPDCIDQGEAAVEKVLTFLKLHERTKTAVH, encoded by the coding sequence GTGATGGATGAAAAACGCAAAGTTGTCATAATAGGCGGAGGCATTACGGGATTAACGGCTGCGTATTATTTGCAAAAGGAAGCAAGAGAAAAAGGCCTTCCACTTGAAGTAAAAATTATCGAAGCCACCCATAGACTGGGAGGGAAAATGCAGACCGTAGTAAGAGACGGCTATATCATTGAAAGAGGACCTGACTCATTTCTCGCTCGTAAACAAAGTGCATATCGCCTGGCAAAAGAGGTTGGAATGGAAGATAAGCTTGTAAACAATTCTACCGGGAAATCTTTTGTTTTGGCAAAGAATCGGTTGCATCTTATGCCAGGTGGCTCCATTATGGGGATTCCTACCCAGATCGGCCCGTTTATTACAACCGGTTTGTTTTCTGCCATTGGAAAGTTAAGAGCAGCGGCTGACTTTGTATTGCCGCGTTCGAATCCGGCAAAGGATCAATCATTGGGCCAATTTTTCCGGCGCAGATTGGGCGATGAAGTAGTCGAAAACTTGATTGAGCCGCTTTTGTCAGGAATTTATGCGGGTGATATTGATCAACTAAGTTTAATGGCAACATTCCCGCAGTTTTACGAGGTGGAACAAAAATATCGAAGCCTTATTCTTGGCATGAAAAAATCGGCATCTGCCCAGCCTAAAAACCAAGGGGAAAACGGAAAATCCAAAGGGATTTTTTTCACCTTTACAACAGGCTTACAATCTTTTGCCGATGCCATTGAAACGAAATTTGAGCCTGCTTCTGTATTAAAAGGAATCAAAGTTGAATCGGTAACAAAAAAAGACAAAGGTTATGAGCTTAAATTGAATAATGGGCATCTGATTTTTGCAGACAGTATCGTATCTGCTGTACCGCATCATGTGCTTCCTTCAATTTTTTCAAATTATCAATTTTTTGATATCCTTAAGGAAATGCCGGCTACTTCGGTTGCTACAGTCGCACTTGCATTCCCAAAAGATGCGATCAAAAAAGATATTGACGGCACTGGATTTGTAGTGTCTCGAAAAAGTGACTATACGATAACTGCGTGTACATGGACACATAAGAAGTGGCCCCACACAACACCTGAAGGAAAGGTGCTTCTGCGCTGTTACGTTGGCAGAGCCGGTGATGAAACAGTAGTTGATCTTTCTGATGATCAGATTATCAAGATTGTCCTTGATGACTTAAATAAAATTATGAATATAACCGCTGAACCGGAGTTTGCTGTTATTTCACGCTGGAAAGAAGCTATGCCTCAATATACGGTAGGCCACAAACAAAGGATAGATAACATTAAACGTCATGTAGCTGAAGAACTCCCCGGTGTGTTTCTTGCCGGCAGTTCATTTGAAGGGCTTGGCCTCCCTGATTGTATCGATCAAGGGGAAGCGGCGGTTGAAAAAGTATTAACCTTTTTAAAATTACATGAAAGAACGAAAACGGCTGTCCATTAA
- a CDS encoding TetR/AcrR family transcriptional regulator encodes MDRKQLIIEAATKSFSLFGYKATTMDQVAKLANVGKGTIYTFFKNKEELFDEIICTLIKEMKSAAESSFDPSLSFHENVHRALFKILEFRRKHQLTIKLYEEGKEMGTPAVMDVMEKMENAILNYIKDKVVSAIESGEIRKCDPELTAFVMLKLYIALIFDWEKKHKPLDKEEIAELFEQYIFKGLSN; translated from the coding sequence ATGGATCGAAAACAGTTAATAATTGAAGCTGCGACCAAATCGTTTTCTTTGTTCGGTTATAAAGCAACAACGATGGACCAGGTTGCAAAACTTGCCAATGTTGGAAAAGGGACGATTTACACTTTTTTTAAGAATAAAGAGGAACTTTTTGATGAAATTATTTGCACATTAATTAAGGAAATGAAAAGTGCTGCAGAGAGTTCGTTTGATCCGTCTCTTTCGTTCCATGAAAATGTTCATCGCGCTCTTTTTAAAATCCTTGAATTTCGGCGAAAGCACCAGCTCACGATCAAACTTTATGAAGAAGGAAAAGAGATGGGAACACCCGCGGTTATGGATGTTATGGAAAAAATGGAGAACGCGATTTTAAATTATATAAAAGATAAGGTTGTTTCAGCTATTGAATCAGGGGAAATAAGAAAATGCGATCCTGAGTTAACGGCTTTTGTCATGTTGAAACTGTACATTGCGCTAATCTTTGATTGGGAAAAGAAACATAAGCCGTTGGATAAGGAAGAAATCGCGGAATTGTTTGAGCAATATATTTTTAAAGGATTATCGAATTAG
- a CDS encoding YhgE/Pip domain-containing protein, whose amino-acid sequence MKNFLLKKEFSAIIKNKKLLISIIAVLFIPIIYSGMFLWAFWDPYAHLDNLPVAVVNEDKGATFEGEELNLGDELVSKLKDKKDFKFIFVEKEEGYKKLEDQEYYMLVEIPEDFSKNATTLMDENPKKLDLIYVPNESYNFLSAQIGENAMVRIKASLSKEITETYAETMFDKVAKLSDGMKTASDGAGKLSEGAKELSKGSETLHKNLATLAEKSIQFHNGMNEASKGSKEVADGAASLSSGLSQLLEGHQKLQNAANELKTGSVSLASGMSQANAGIQKAEQSIPQLISGTEKLQTGAQTLSSSLQQWQIGAESAVQGAKKLNEGTVLLESNLKNIMPMLPPEKQQELQVALNSLKQGSAELANGTGQLANSAGQLSTGANTLSQQLGALKQGQEQLQTGMSQLAKAGSELETGANQMAAGQKEFVSGMSTFGQKFAEAKDGSVRLAQGATKLAGGVNQLTDGSSQLADGSDKLEEGAQKIAEGNSKVHKGNRELAEKLADGAKKASSVDADEKTYNMMAEPVKVKNEKLNEVPNYGTGFAPYFLSLGLFVGALVLTVIYPIREPAAVPRNGFSWFFGKFGVMAIAGLIQAIISDIVVLGVLGLEVKSVPLFVLFSIITSLAFMALIQFLVTMFDNPGRFIAILILIFQLTTSAGTFPLELIPESLQHFHAFLPMTYSVKGFKAVISSGNFSFMWENFMILLIYALVFMVGTLIYFNAVHKRRFSAAE is encoded by the coding sequence ATGAAAAATTTTTTATTAAAAAAAGAGTTTTCGGCTATTATTAAGAACAAAAAACTTCTGATCTCAATAATTGCTGTCTTATTTATTCCAATTATATACAGCGGCATGTTTTTATGGGCCTTTTGGGACCCATATGCACACTTAGATAACCTTCCTGTGGCTGTTGTCAACGAAGACAAAGGGGCGACGTTTGAAGGGGAGGAATTAAATCTTGGCGATGAGTTAGTATCGAAACTGAAAGATAAGAAAGATTTTAAATTTATCTTTGTTGAAAAAGAGGAAGGGTATAAGAAGCTTGAAGATCAGGAATATTACATGCTTGTAGAAATTCCAGAGGACTTTTCGAAAAATGCAACGACTTTAATGGATGAAAATCCAAAGAAATTGGATCTCATTTATGTTCCTAATGAAAGCTATAACTTTTTATCTGCCCAGATTGGCGAAAATGCTATGGTGAGAATAAAGGCTTCTTTATCAAAAGAGATAACCGAAACGTATGCAGAAACTATGTTTGATAAAGTCGCTAAGCTTTCAGATGGAATGAAAACTGCTAGTGATGGTGCAGGGAAACTAAGTGAAGGTGCTAAGGAGCTAAGCAAAGGATCTGAAACACTTCATAAAAATCTTGCAACATTAGCTGAAAAATCAATTCAGTTTCATAATGGCATGAATGAAGCAAGTAAAGGGTCAAAAGAAGTTGCAGATGGTGCTGCTTCTTTGTCATCTGGTTTATCTCAGTTATTGGAAGGACATCAAAAATTACAAAATGCTGCAAATGAACTGAAAACCGGTTCTGTATCGCTTGCTTCAGGGATGAGTCAAGCAAATGCCGGGATCCAAAAAGCAGAACAGAGCATTCCGCAATTAATAAGTGGAACAGAAAAGCTGCAAACTGGTGCACAAACTTTATCTTCTTCATTGCAGCAATGGCAAATCGGTGCTGAAAGCGCAGTCCAGGGTGCCAAGAAATTAAATGAAGGAACTGTGTTATTAGAAAGCAATTTGAAAAATATTATGCCAATGCTTCCGCCGGAGAAGCAACAGGAATTGCAAGTTGCTTTAAACAGCTTAAAACAAGGCAGTGCTGAATTAGCAAACGGCACCGGTCAGCTCGCAAACTCTGCCGGTCAGTTGTCAACAGGCGCCAATACATTGTCACAGCAGCTTGGAGCATTAAAACAAGGCCAGGAGCAGCTGCAAACAGGGATGTCGCAGCTGGCTAAGGCAGGGTCGGAGCTCGAAACAGGCGCTAATCAGATGGCTGCCGGACAGAAAGAGTTCGTATCAGGCATGTCTACGTTTGGACAGAAATTTGCTGAGGCAAAAGATGGTTCTGTACGGTTGGCACAAGGTGCAACGAAATTGGCCGGAGGCGTGAATCAGCTTACAGACGGATCGAGCCAATTGGCTGACGGTTCCGATAAGCTTGAAGAGGGTGCACAGAAGATTGCGGAGGGTAATTCAAAAGTTCATAAAGGCAACAGAGAGTTGGCCGAGAAATTGGCTGATGGTGCAAAAAAGGCTTCATCTGTCGATGCGGATGAAAAAACGTACAATATGATGGCAGAACCGGTAAAAGTAAAAAATGAAAAATTGAATGAAGTGCCGAACTATGGTACAGGTTTTGCTCCATACTTCTTATCGCTTGGCTTATTCGTTGGCGCATTAGTGTTAACGGTTATCTATCCGATTAGAGAACCGGCAGCCGTTCCGCGAAATGGATTCAGCTGGTTTTTCGGAAAGTTTGGAGTTATGGCCATAGCTGGATTGATCCAAGCGATTATTTCAGATATTGTCGTGCTTGGAGTATTAGGGCTTGAAGTGAAAAGTGTTCCATTATTTGTACTCTTTTCAATCATAACAAGTCTTGCGTTTATGGCGCTTATTCAATTCTTAGTAACAATGTTTGATAATCCTGGACGATTCATTGCCATTCTCATTCTTATTTTTCAATTAACAACAAGTGCTGGTACGTTCCCGCTTGAATTGATACCGGAGTCCTTACAGCATTTTCATGCATTCTTACCAATGACTTATTCAGTAAAAGGATTTAAGGCAGTCATCTCAAGCGGAAACTTCAGCTTCATGTGGGAAAACTTCATGATCCTGCTCATCTACGCACTTGTATTTATGGTCGGCACACTTATCTACTTTAACGCAGTGCACAAGCGCCGCTTTAGCGCTGCAGAGTAA
- the yhfH gene encoding protein YhfH, which yields MIESIVEFFKNLPSKKCTDCGETIEEQHECYGNKCDKCLGLFDM from the coding sequence ATGATTGAAAGCATCGTGGAATTCTTCAAGAATTTGCCGTCAAAAAAGTGTACTGACTGTGGAGAGACTATTGAAGAGCAGCATGAATGCTACGGAAATAAATGTGATAAATGTTTAGGTCTATTTGATATGTAA
- a CDS encoding MBL fold metallo-hydrolase: MKLTVIGSWGGYPKANEASTGYLLEHNGFHLLIDCGSGVLSKLQTMIDPEKLDAVIISHYHPDHIADIGVLQHARLIQGLLGKTIDNLPIYAHSLNQHEFQKLTYKNITKGIAYNPEEMLAVGPFTIRFLLTDHPVPCYAMRIEADGKSIVYTADTAFKEEFISFTKGADVLLCECNLYKNQNGKNAGHMNSHDAGTLARLSNVKKLVLTHLPHFGEIEQLKEEAAEMFSGHINLASEGLTITL; the protein is encoded by the coding sequence GTGAAATTAACAGTCATAGGAAGCTGGGGCGGCTATCCGAAAGCAAATGAAGCAAGCACCGGTTACTTGCTTGAACATAATGGTTTTCATTTGCTAATTGATTGCGGAAGCGGCGTGTTGTCGAAATTGCAAACAATGATTGATCCGGAAAAGTTAGATGCAGTTATTATCTCGCATTATCATCCAGATCATATTGCAGATATCGGGGTTCTTCAGCATGCAAGGCTGATCCAGGGATTATTGGGAAAGACTATAGACAATTTGCCAATATATGCACATTCATTAAATCAGCATGAATTTCAAAAATTAACATATAAAAATATTACAAAAGGAATTGCTTATAACCCTGAAGAAATGCTTGCTGTTGGACCGTTTACCATTCGTTTTTTATTAACGGATCATCCAGTTCCATGCTATGCCATGCGGATTGAGGCAGATGGAAAATCGATCGTCTACACTGCAGATACTGCCTTTAAAGAGGAATTTATTTCTTTTACAAAAGGAGCAGATGTGCTTCTTTGTGAATGCAATTTATATAAAAACCAGAATGGAAAAAATGCCGGACATATGAACAGCCATGATGCCGGAACACTTGCAAGATTATCCAATGTGAAAAAATTGGTCCTCACTCATCTTCCACATTTTGGAGAGATCGAACAACTAAAGGAAGAAGCTGCTGAAATGTTTTCAGGCCATATCAACCTGGCGAGTGAAGGATTAACAATTACCTTATAA
- a CDS encoding enoyl-CoA hydratase-related protein codes for MTVVLAEVSNFVATVTINREDALNSFNYETLNELQNVVEHLRIDPEVHVVIFIGAGEKAFSVGADLKERKTLSDAEVKRNIYKINEVFNAIDQLPQPTIAAINGYAFGGGMELALACDFRIAAKGISMGLTETSLAIIPGAGGTQRLPRLIGQAKALELILTAKRLTADEAKEYGLLYKVTEKESLMSECRKLADLMLANGPVALQQAKFAIKNGMNADLQTGLQIERKAYEATIPTEDRLEALQAFSEKRKPSFKGK; via the coding sequence ATGACGGTTGTTTTGGCGGAGGTCAGCAATTTTGTTGCAACGGTGACGATTAATCGTGAAGATGCGCTCAATTCATTTAACTATGAGACTCTTAATGAGCTTCAAAACGTTGTGGAGCATTTGCGGATCGATCCGGAAGTGCACGTTGTAATTTTCATCGGTGCCGGAGAAAAAGCGTTCAGTGTCGGGGCTGATTTAAAAGAAAGAAAAACACTGTCAGATGCCGAGGTTAAAAGAAATATTTATAAAATTAATGAGGTTTTTAACGCGATAGACCAGCTTCCACAGCCAACAATTGCCGCCATCAACGGATATGCTTTTGGCGGAGGAATGGAGTTAGCTCTGGCATGCGATTTCCGGATTGCTGCGAAAGGGATTTCAATGGGATTGACTGAAACAAGCCTTGCCATCATCCCGGGAGCGGGAGGTACACAAAGGCTTCCTCGTCTAATTGGCCAGGCAAAAGCACTTGAGCTGATTCTAACTGCAAAGCGCCTTACTGCAGATGAAGCAAAAGAATACGGTCTCTTATACAAAGTAACTGAAAAAGAATCGCTTATGTCTGAATGCAGAAAGCTGGCGGATTTAATGCTCGCAAATGGACCGGTCGCTTTACAGCAGGCGAAATTCGCAATAAAAAATGGTATGAACGCTGACTTGCAGACCGGACTGCAAATTGAAAGAAAAGCATACGAAGCAACGATTCCGACAGAAGACAGGCTCGAAGCTCTTCAGGCATTCAGTGAAAAAAGAAAACCAAGTTTCAAAGGGAAATAA
- a CDS encoding ABC transporter substrate-binding protein: MKRGLKAIAAAALISSFILSACGTSDKTSEDGKETGKKDKVFKVGVTQIVEHPSLDAAYEGFKKALEDKGLKVEYDVQIAQGDQNNNQTIANNFVSDGVDLIFANSTPSAQGALNATKEIPIVFTSVTDPVGAGLVKSMDEPGENITGTTDTHPDAIPNTVKFITENFKGKNVGVIYNAGEQNSVSQIKIVKDALKKTNFKPVEATVSTTSEVKQAAESLVGKADAIYIITDNTVVSALESVIKVANENDIPLFVGELDSVKRGGFAAYGFDYFDIGYEAGEMAAKILNGEKKPSELPVQYPQKLKLLINKKAAKEMNIEIKEEWKNIAEFTE; encoded by the coding sequence ATGAAAAGAGGTTTAAAAGCAATTGCTGCAGCTGCACTGATTAGCAGTTTTATTTTAAGCGCTTGCGGAACAAGCGACAAAACAAGTGAAGATGGCAAAGAAACGGGGAAAAAGGATAAAGTATTCAAGGTCGGGGTAACCCAAATTGTCGAACATCCTTCTCTTGACGCCGCATATGAAGGTTTTAAGAAAGCATTGGAAGATAAAGGGCTAAAGGTCGAATACGATGTTCAAATAGCCCAGGGAGACCAAAACAATAACCAGACGATTGCAAATAATTTTGTCAGTGACGGCGTTGATCTAATTTTTGCGAATTCTACTCCGAGTGCGCAAGGTGCATTAAATGCAACGAAAGAAATCCCGATTGTATTTACTTCAGTTACAGATCCGGTCGGAGCAGGCCTTGTAAAATCAATGGATGAACCGGGAGAAAATATTACCGGGACCACTGATACACATCCTGATGCCATTCCGAATACGGTCAAATTCATCACTGAAAATTTCAAAGGAAAAAATGTCGGGGTTATTTATAATGCCGGTGAACAGAACTCCGTATCACAAATTAAAATCGTTAAAGATGCATTAAAGAAAACGAATTTCAAACCCGTTGAAGCAACCGTTTCCACTACCTCAGAGGTTAAACAAGCGGCTGAATCACTCGTAGGAAAAGCAGATGCCATTTATATTATTACCGACAATACGGTTGTTTCAGCATTAGAATCTGTCATTAAAGTAGCTAATGAAAATGATATTCCACTATTTGTAGGTGAGCTTGATTCAGTGAAACGGGGCGGTTTTGCCGCTTACGGATTTGATTATTTTGATATCGGCTATGAAGCTGGCGAGATGGCGGCAAAAATATTGAATGGAGAGAAGAAACCGAGCGAGCTGCCTGTCCAATATCCGCAAAAGCTGAAACTATTAATCAATAAAAAAGCAGCAAAAGAGATGAACATTGAAATAAAAGAAGAATGGAAAAACATCGCTGAGTTTACAGAATAG
- a CDS encoding ABC transporter permease has translation MATAIFGSIEAGAMYALMALGVYLSFRILDFPDLTVDGSFVTGASVAAVLIVDGVNPFIATAAALLVGFLAGCVTGLLHTKGKINPLLSGILMMIALYSINLRIMGKSNVPLLAEDTVMTIITDFWKSLGIDDALNGIGFVPKTWGILIVMLILAFIVKLLIDLFLKTDLGLALRATGNNETMIRSFAANTDFLKVLGLGLSNALVAFSGALIAQYNGFSDVGMGIGMIVIGLASVIIGEAVFGAKNVVRATLAVIGGAILYRIIVTLALRVKFLETGDMKLITALIVITALIVPKILEQQKDKQRKKRRKLEAKQKESYVTKKRGEDLAAIKTDI, from the coding sequence ATGGCTACCGCAATTTTCGGCTCAATAGAAGCAGGTGCCATGTACGCACTGATGGCTTTAGGGGTTTACCTCTCATTTAGAATATTGGATTTTCCGGATTTAACGGTTGATGGAAGCTTTGTCACCGGAGCTTCCGTAGCGGCGGTTTTAATTGTCGACGGCGTCAATCCTTTTATCGCAACGGCTGCTGCATTGCTGGTCGGCTTTCTTGCCGGCTGTGTGACAGGGCTTCTCCATACAAAAGGGAAAATTAACCCCTTGCTCTCGGGTATCTTAATGATGATTGCCCTATATTCGATCAATCTTCGAATCATGGGGAAATCTAACGTTCCGCTTCTTGCGGAAGACACGGTTATGACAATTATTACAGATTTCTGGAAGAGCCTTGGTATTGATGATGCGTTAAATGGAATCGGTTTCGTTCCTAAAACGTGGGGCATTCTAATCGTCATGCTGATCCTTGCTTTCATCGTAAAATTGTTAATTGATCTGTTCTTAAAAACAGATCTTGGACTTGCCCTTAGAGCAACAGGGAACAATGAAACAATGATCCGCAGCTTTGCAGCAAATACCGACTTTTTAAAAGTGCTCGGGCTCGGCCTATCCAATGCACTTGTTGCATTTTCCGGTGCGTTGATTGCTCAATACAACGGATTTAGCGATGTTGGCATGGGGATCGGCATGATCGTGATTGGTCTTGCTTCTGTCATTATCGGTGAAGCGGTGTTCGGTGCTAAAAATGTAGTAAGAGCCACGCTGGCTGTCATAGGAGGGGCAATCCTCTACCGGATTATTGTCACCCTTGCATTAAGAGTAAAATTTCTCGAAACAGGCGATATGAAATTAATTACCGCCTTAATCGTGATAACAGCATTAATTGTTCCTAAAATATTGGAACAGCAAAAAGATAAACAGCGTAAGAAAAGAAGGAAGCTTGAAGCAAAGCAAAAAGAATCATATGTGACAAAAAAGCGTGGTGAAGATCTTGCTGCAATTAAAACAGATATATAA